A DNA window from Fibrobacter sp. contains the following coding sequences:
- a CDS encoding GGDEF domain-containing protein produces the protein MLKWIKNYLLYAKVDPVELAKVNDAVSESNKKSLGAYALMGVAFFTIMFIISAVSAVASLNSNVIAYSSAALLCAGIFVATRFVTKKSPKTVLFLMYLFNSVLLAFGLYIAFVTSPDRITVSLLVMQMLTPLIFTDRPYRAFICAAVLDLVFIHLAIQFKPADILVLDILDVVIYGFIGLVVGSYMSRMKFERFVLENKVAELNGDEELNHYIQAMADIYITVVQIDVKSGAFRAIINKTNMVEFDAHEDFGKQLRLAMKDAIDESCQDAILHYCDIPAVAESLKGRRTVTQEFFGKRLGWCRGRYVAVGPTSKGRVPEQIIFAIENINEQKNKENELITAAETDLMTGLYNRVGGVNKIKQALLANKPGMLCLFDIDNFKSVNDNYGHQVGDKVIIAVAEAMQTTFRDEDILLRLGGDEYVAFLNKVGSEEQGMLAIGRLFAEIERILIDEIPDYKISVSIGASFFRKDSNIDFDTLYKQADDCTYQSKKVEGKSFTFYREISRDFDSRLMNA, from the coding sequence ATGCTCAAATGGATTAAGAATTATTTGCTTTACGCCAAGGTGGACCCTGTCGAGCTTGCGAAGGTCAACGACGCGGTCTCCGAAAGCAACAAGAAATCCCTGGGGGCCTACGCTCTCATGGGTGTGGCCTTTTTTACGATCATGTTCATTATTTCTGCGGTTTCAGCCGTGGCCTCCTTGAACAGCAATGTCATAGCATACTCCTCTGCCGCGCTCCTTTGTGCAGGAATCTTTGTTGCAACACGGTTTGTGACCAAGAAGAGCCCGAAAACGGTTCTTTTCCTCATGTACTTGTTCAATAGCGTGTTGCTGGCCTTTGGCCTCTATATCGCCTTTGTAACATCGCCTGATCGCATTACCGTTTCCCTTTTGGTGATGCAGATGCTCACCCCGCTGATTTTCACGGACCGCCCTTACAGAGCCTTTATTTGCGCTGCTGTGCTGGATCTGGTTTTCATCCACTTGGCAATACAGTTCAAGCCCGCTGATATTCTCGTGTTGGATATTCTGGACGTGGTCATTTACGGCTTTATTGGCCTTGTGGTGGGCTCCTACATGAGCCGAATGAAGTTCGAACGTTTTGTTCTGGAAAACAAGGTGGCCGAACTGAATGGCGATGAAGAGCTTAATCACTATATCCAAGCCATGGCCGACATCTACATTACGGTTGTTCAGATTGATGTGAAATCCGGAGCCTTCCGTGCCATAATCAACAAGACTAACATGGTGGAATTCGATGCCCATGAGGACTTTGGCAAGCAGCTTCGCCTGGCTATGAAGGATGCCATTGACGAGTCTTGTCAGGACGCAATTTTGCACTACTGTGATATTCCTGCCGTGGCGGAATCTTTGAAGGGCAGGCGCACTGTAACCCAGGAATTTTTCGGCAAGCGTCTTGGCTGGTGTCGAGGCCGTTATGTGGCCGTGGGTCCCACTTCCAAGGGACGGGTTCCGGAACAGATTATCTTCGCTATCGAAAATATCAACGAGCAGAAGAACAAGGAAAACGAACTTATCACCGCCGCCGAAACGGACTTGATGACCGGCCTCTACAACCGCGTCGGAGGCGTCAACAAAATCAAGCAGGCGCTCCTGGCAAACAAGCCTGGCATGCTTTGCCTTTTCGATATAGACAACTTCAAAAGCGTCAACGACAATTATGGCCATCAGGTTGGCGACAAGGTAATTATCGCTGTGGCCGAGGCAATGCAGACTACCTTCCGCGACGAAGATATTCTGTTGCGACTTGGTGGAGACGAATACGTGGCCTTCCTGAACAAGGTGGGCTCAGAAGAACAGGGCATGTTGGCTATCGGCCGACTCTTTGCGGAAATTGAGAGGATTCTCATTGATGAAATCCCGGATTACAAGATATCCGTAAGTATTGGTGCCTCTTTCTTCAGAAAAGATTCTAATATTGACTTCGATACATTGTACAAGCAGGCCGACGACTGTACTTATCAAAGCAAGAAGGTCGAAGGCAAGTCTTTCACCTTCTACCGCGAAATATCCCGCGATTTTGATTCCAGGTTAATGAATGCTTAA
- a CDS encoding response regulator codes for MELGRAKILVVDDTKTNIEVLEGILSNDYDMYVALNGKKAIMLTEKVKPDLILLDVMMPEMDGYETLKQMRIQGLVDNTPVIFLTAKADSKSEQTGLDLGAVDYITKPFNPDLVRLRIKNQLEFKHQRDHLKDIVNEQTKTLRRTVNVLLTSLGALAEHRDTDTGEHIKRTQVLVEMLANKLRVHPNFAEAIPNQDFVDFYASAAPLHDIGKVGIPDEILHKPGRLDENERAVMSEHPQIGFDVLTRATRELGGNPLIKIAADITLYHHERWDGLGYPTKKKGAEIPVGARLMAVADVYDALVSRRPYKEPFPHDVAVNEIKKGSGTQFDPDVVNAFMEIESELPSIYDKFKDA; via the coding sequence ATGGAACTAGGTAGAGCGAAAATTTTGGTCGTTGACGATACCAAGACGAATATTGAAGTCTTAGAGGGTATCCTTTCTAACGACTACGACATGTATGTAGCCCTTAACGGAAAAAAGGCCATCATGCTGACAGAGAAGGTGAAGCCGGATCTAATCCTTCTGGATGTCATGATGCCCGAAATGGACGGCTACGAAACTCTCAAGCAAATGCGAATCCAGGGTCTTGTGGATAATACCCCGGTGATTTTCTTGACGGCAAAGGCCGACTCCAAGAGTGAACAAACCGGCCTCGACCTTGGGGCTGTAGACTACATTACCAAGCCCTTCAACCCGGACTTGGTTCGCCTCCGTATTAAGAACCAACTTGAATTTAAGCACCAGCGCGATCATCTCAAGGATATTGTTAACGAACAGACGAAGACTCTCCGAAGAACCGTCAATGTTCTTTTGACCAGCTTGGGTGCCTTGGCAGAACACCGCGATACAGATACCGGTGAACACATTAAGCGTACCCAGGTCCTCGTTGAAATGCTTGCAAACAAGCTTAGGGTCCATCCCAATTTTGCAGAAGCCATTCCCAACCAGGATTTTGTTGATTTCTATGCAAGTGCCGCTCCACTTCATGACATCGGTAAAGTGGGTATTCCCGATGAAATTTTGCATAAACCCGGCCGACTGGATGAAAACGAACGTGCCGTCATGAGCGAACATCCGCAAATCGGTTTCGACGTGCTTACCAGGGCAACCCGCGAACTTGGCGGAAACCCCCTGATCAAGATTGCTGCAGACATTACTTTGTACCATCACGAACGTTGGGATGGTCTTGGCTATCCCACAAAGAAGAAGGGCGCAGAGATTCCTGTTGGCGCACGCCTCATGGCTGTGGCTGACGTGTACGATGCTCTAGTTTCCCGCAGACCGTATAAGGAACCGTTCCCTCACGATGTTGCAGTAAACGAAATTAAAAAGGGAAGTGGCACACAATTCGACCCGGATGTTGTGAATGCTTTCATGGAAATCGAAAGCGAGCTCCCTTCTATTTACGACAAATTTAAAGATGCTTAG
- a CDS encoding glycine--tRNA ligase has translation MAKKVQDALKDIISLCKRRGFIFPGSEIYDGLANTWDYGPYGVELKRNIKNLWWKKFVTSRKDVLGLDSSILLNPRVWKASGHVGNFSDPLVDCLACHERFRADHLLEEKLGDGCCAGKNFDQIAEMMVENKIECPSCGKTEFTKPRAFNLMFQTEIGVIEGEGNKVYLRPETAQGIFVDFKNIVDNVRPRIPFGVGQIGKSFRNEITPGNFIFRTREFEQMELEFFCEPGTELDWYNFWRKYCFNWLIKDLGVNESKLRLREHAKEELSHYSNGTTDVEYEFPFGWGELWGIASRTNFDLTAHQNESKVKQEYIDPVKNTRYVPYVVEPSLGVERLLLVLLCDAYEVQKLENDERTVLHFDPKVAPVKVAVLPLVKKGQVKAKAEELYEQLLQRWNVEYDETQSIGKRYRRQDELGTPFCVTVDFDTVGEGESDPAKLGYVTVRERDSMKQELVKIDELEAYLAAKLGC, from the coding sequence ATGGCAAAGAAAGTTCAAGACGCCCTCAAAGACATCATTTCCCTCTGCAAGCGCCGCGGTTTCATTTTCCCGGGTTCCGAAATTTATGACGGCCTGGCCAACACTTGGGACTACGGTCCGTACGGTGTTGAACTGAAACGCAACATCAAGAACCTCTGGTGGAAGAAGTTCGTTACCAGCCGTAAGGATGTGTTGGGCCTCGACAGTTCTATTCTTTTGAACCCCCGCGTTTGGAAGGCTTCCGGCCACGTGGGTAACTTCTCTGACCCGCTGGTTGACTGCCTCGCTTGCCACGAACGTTTCCGTGCAGACCACCTCCTCGAAGAAAAGCTGGGTGACGGCTGCTGCGCCGGCAAGAACTTTGACCAGATTGCCGAAATGATGGTGGAAAACAAGATCGAATGCCCGTCCTGCGGCAAGACCGAATTCACCAAGCCCCGCGCATTTAACCTCATGTTCCAGACCGAAATCGGCGTTATCGAAGGCGAAGGCAACAAGGTTTATCTCCGTCCGGAAACCGCTCAGGGTATCTTCGTTGACTTCAAGAACATCGTTGACAACGTCCGCCCCCGCATCCCGTTTGGCGTTGGCCAGATCGGTAAGTCCTTCCGTAACGAAATTACCCCGGGTAACTTCATCTTCCGTACCCGCGAATTCGAACAGATGGAATTGGAATTCTTCTGCGAACCGGGCACCGAACTTGATTGGTACAACTTCTGGCGTAAGTACTGCTTCAACTGGCTCATCAAGGATCTTGGCGTGAACGAATCCAAGCTCCGCCTCCGCGAACATGCCAAGGAAGAACTTTCTCACTACTCCAACGGTACCACCGACGTCGAATACGAATTCCCGTTCGGTTGGGGCGAACTGTGGGGTATCGCAAGCCGTACCAACTTCGACTTGACTGCTCACCAGAACGAATCCAAGGTCAAGCAGGAATACATTGATCCGGTGAAGAACACCCGCTACGTTCCTTACGTTGTGGAACCGTCCCTCGGTGTGGAACGCTTGCTCCTCGTTCTCCTCTGCGACGCTTACGAAGTCCAGAAGCTGGAAAACGATGAACGTACCGTTCTCCACTTCGACCCGAAGGTTGCTCCGGTGAAGGTTGCCGTTCTCCCGCTGGTGAAGAAGGGCCAGGTCAAGGCTAAGGCCGAAGAACTTTACGAACAGCTGCTCCAGCGCTGGAACGTGGAATACGACGAAACTCAGTCCATCGGTAAGCGTTACCGCCGTCAGGACGAACTGGGTACTCCGTTCTGCGTCACCGTTGACTTCGACACCGTTGGCGAAGGCGAATCCGATCCGGCAAAGCTTGGCTACGTCACTGTCCGTGAACGTGACTCCATGAAGCAGGAACTGGTGAAGATCGACGAACTGGAAGCATACCTGGCTGCAAAGCTCGGTTGCTAG
- a CDS encoding glycosyl hydrolase family 8: protein MTMKKLSTLSLSLLLGATVASAAETIYTAPSFFDDGAYFGPDCDQTNYSGAYYTGDYTSPFKTYLGKTDAEIQEKMDQLWNHYFKGDNNSKVYYENGNEAYIKDINNNDVRSEGMSYGMMIAVQTGHKEEFDKLWNWAKNHMWHKSGDWDGYFAWKRGDNGQGGDDNCAPDGELYFMMSLLFAANRWDNSQYMEDAQYILDKMWSNYNHKLFNQGNYIVTFQPTQGNTDFSDPSYDLPAYLDLFARWSTKQQDNWAKATKATRDHLYKSSNSQSGLFTDYNNFDGTPHGVSFNGDADKYMYDAMRCAMNFGMDYYLFGADASRQEEMAKRIINFFEKDGYKHARFNWDGSNPRESYTLGETGANAVATYALMNDPSYEAAIKKNLKMAWDASLMTGQYRYYDGLVHYLSMLHLSGTFKIWKPKPTVEKKSIDGNEYNGVTYDKETTINAFEGCKLYEVTISGKSTQASIDTTTKDTSLAINSSVKSLTGARVWSTNSSIVIENAKVGSNITVTDMNGRVMMRSKVGSASQEVRFANRGAFLVMVGNKTFKVMK from the coding sequence ATGACTATGAAAAAACTCTCTACTCTCTCTCTCAGCTTGCTGCTTGGCGCAACCGTAGCCTCTGCAGCAGAAACTATCTACACCGCTCCGTCTTTCTTTGATGACGGCGCTTACTTCGGCCCGGATTGCGATCAGACCAACTACTCTGGTGCATATTATACCGGTGACTACACCAGCCCCTTCAAGACCTACTTGGGTAAGACCGACGCTGAAATCCAGGAAAAGATGGATCAGCTTTGGAATCACTACTTCAAGGGTGATAACAATTCCAAGGTCTACTACGAAAATGGTAACGAAGCTTATATCAAGGATATCAACAATAACGATGTCCGTTCCGAAGGTATGTCTTACGGTATGATGATTGCCGTGCAGACTGGACACAAGGAAGAATTTGACAAGCTTTGGAATTGGGCCAAGAACCACATGTGGCATAAGAGCGGTGACTGGGACGGCTACTTTGCCTGGAAGCGTGGCGACAATGGTCAGGGTGGCGACGATAACTGCGCACCCGATGGCGAACTTTACTTCATGATGTCTCTCCTCTTTGCTGCAAACCGTTGGGACAATTCTCAGTATATGGAAGATGCTCAGTACATCCTGGACAAGATGTGGAGCAACTATAACCACAAGCTCTTCAATCAGGGCAACTACATCGTTACCTTCCAGCCGACTCAGGGCAACACCGATTTCTCTGATCCGTCTTATGACCTGCCGGCTTACCTGGATCTTTTCGCTCGCTGGTCTACCAAGCAGCAAGATAACTGGGCCAAGGCAACTAAGGCTACCCGCGATCACTTGTACAAGTCTTCCAACAGCCAGTCAGGCTTGTTCACTGACTACAATAACTTCGATGGTACTCCCCATGGAGTAAGCTTCAACGGCGACGCTGACAAGTATATGTACGATGCCATGCGTTGTGCCATGAACTTCGGTATGGACTACTATCTGTTCGGTGCCGATGCTTCTCGCCAAGAAGAAATGGCTAAGCGTATCATCAACTTCTTTGAAAAGGATGGCTATAAGCACGCTCGTTTCAACTGGGATGGCTCCAATCCTCGTGAAAGTTACACCTTGGGCGAAACTGGTGCCAATGCTGTGGCAACCTATGCTTTGATGAATGATCCTTCCTATGAAGCTGCTATCAAGAAGAACCTCAAGATGGCTTGGGATGCTAGCCTCATGACCGGTCAGTATCGCTACTACGATGGTTTGGTTCATTACCTCTCCATGCTCCACCTGTCTGGTACTTTCAAGATCTGGAAGCCGAAGCCGACCGTGGAAAAGAAGTCTATTGACGGCAACGAATACAATGGCGTTACCTACGACAAGGAAACCACCATCAATGCCTTCGAAGGTTGCAAGCTCTACGAAGTGACCATTTCTGGCAAGTCTACTCAGGCTTCTATTGACACAACCACCAAGGATACTTCTCTCGCCATCAATTCTTCCGTGAAGTCTTTGACTGGCGCACGTGTGTGGTCCACCAACAGCTCTATCGTGATTGAAAATGCAAAGGTTGGCAGCAACATCACCGTTACCGACATGAACGGCCGCGTGATGATGCGTTCCAAGGTTGGCTCTGCTTCTCAGGAAGTGCGCTTTGCAAACCGCGGTGCATTCCTGGTGATGGTCGGCAACAAGACCTTCAAGGTTATGAAGTAA
- the nifJ gene encoding pyruvate:ferredoxin (flavodoxin) oxidoreductase has product MAKKMIACDGNEATANVAFAVSEVAAIYPITPSSPMAEHADNWSAAGKKNIWGQVPRVFEMQSEGGAAGTVHGALQAGALTTTFTASQGLLLMIPNMYKIAGELTPTVFHVTARALAMQGLSIFGDHSDIMACRQTGFAMLGSSSVQECQDMALVAHASTLESRVPFVHFFDGFRTSHEVMKIEALEDGVIRSVIDEKYVKACRERCLTPDRPTMRGTAQNPDVYFQGRETVNPFYKKVPEIVQKYMDKVASFTGRQYHIVDYVGAPDAERVIISMGSSTCTIGDTVKYLNSKGEKVGLVNVRLYRPFPMEAVVAALPKTVKKIAVLDRCKEPGSAGEPLFQDALTAVSEAVMAGQMAMPKMIGGRYGLSSKEFTPAMVKAIFDELSLEAPRARFTVGINDDVCNTSLPIDPDFKLDSDFFQAMFFGLGSDGTVGANKNSIKIIGNETENNAQGYFVYDSKKSGSMTTSHLRFGKSIIDAPYLIGENEADFVACHHTPHLESVDMLKYAKQGATFLVNTPHSAETVWDTFPRPVQEVIIKKQLKVYVIDAYAVAAKTGMGRRINTVMQTCFFSKLGNVLDSDTAIKYIKKYAEKTYAKKGMEVVQKNWDAIDASLANLFEVKVPAAVTSTKEFRAPIHGNAPAFVNEVTAEIIKGNGEKLPVSKMPCDGVFPTGTTKYEKRDLALNIPSWNPDACVQCGKCAMVCPHAAIRVKVVDESAVANAPEGFKFTAAKGFKLEGSEKPVFAISVSSYDCTGCGVCTQACIGKDKNEEGKKAINMVPQEPIKVQEGKCWDFFVDLPEFDRTKVNKNLVKQAMLLEPLFEFSGSCAGCGETAYVRLVSQLFGDRMVVANATGCSSIYGGNLPTTPWAKNKEGRGPAWANSLFEDNAEFGLGMRLAITKHANQAVSLLEAVNVPAELKAKLTSQDQSDEAGIQAQRANVAELKAALAGATDEASVSLRDEFADYLVKKSVWIFGGDGWAYDIGYGGLDHVMATGENVNICVLDTEVYSNTGGQASKSTNRGAVALFAAAGKRAGKKDLGLIAMSYKNVYVGRIAIGANDAQALKVLQEAEAHNGPSLIICYCPCINHGFDLNSQLEHQKMAVDSGYWTLLRYNPALAAEGKAPLVLDSKAPTIPVAEYIYTENRYKQLTRNNPEVAKKLAEDLQKEVDARFAFYTAMSQDTEGLISL; this is encoded by the coding sequence ATGGCAAAGAAGATGATTGCGTGTGACGGTAACGAAGCTACCGCTAACGTTGCTTTTGCAGTTAGCGAAGTGGCAGCTATCTACCCGATTACACCGTCTAGCCCGATGGCTGAACACGCCGATAACTGGAGTGCAGCAGGCAAGAAGAATATTTGGGGTCAGGTTCCCCGCGTTTTTGAAATGCAGTCCGAAGGTGGCGCTGCCGGTACCGTTCACGGTGCTCTGCAGGCTGGTGCTCTGACCACTACCTTCACCGCTTCCCAGGGTCTTCTGTTGATGATCCCCAACATGTACAAGATCGCCGGCGAACTGACCCCGACCGTCTTCCATGTGACCGCCCGTGCTCTTGCTATGCAGGGCCTTTCTATTTTCGGTGACCACTCCGACATCATGGCTTGCCGCCAGACCGGTTTCGCTATGCTCGGCTCTTCCTCCGTTCAGGAATGCCAGGACATGGCTCTCGTGGCTCACGCTTCTACTCTCGAATCCCGCGTCCCGTTCGTTCACTTCTTCGACGGTTTCCGTACTTCTCACGAAGTCATGAAGATCGAAGCTCTCGAAGACGGCGTTATCCGTAGCGTCATCGACGAAAAGTATGTGAAGGCTTGCCGCGAACGCTGCCTCACTCCGGACCGCCCCACCATGCGCGGTACCGCTCAGAACCCGGACGTCTACTTCCAGGGCCGCGAAACCGTGAACCCCTTCTACAAGAAAGTTCCGGAAATCGTCCAGAAGTACATGGACAAGGTTGCATCCTTCACCGGTCGTCAGTACCACATTGTTGACTACGTTGGCGCACCCGATGCAGAACGCGTCATCATCTCCATGGGCTCTTCTACCTGCACCATCGGTGACACCGTTAAGTATCTCAACTCCAAGGGCGAAAAGGTCGGTCTCGTAAACGTACGTCTGTACCGTCCGTTCCCCATGGAAGCAGTTGTTGCTGCTCTCCCCAAGACCGTCAAGAAGATCGCTGTTCTCGACCGCTGCAAGGAACCGGGTTCCGCAGGCGAACCGCTCTTCCAGGACGCTCTTACCGCTGTTTCTGAAGCCGTCATGGCAGGCCAGATGGCTATGCCGAAGATGATCGGCGGCCGCTACGGTCTTTCCTCCAAGGAATTCACCCCGGCAATGGTCAAGGCTATCTTCGACGAACTTTCTCTCGAAGCTCCGCGCGCACGCTTCACCGTCGGTATCAACGACGACGTCTGCAACACCAGCCTCCCCATCGATCCGGACTTCAAGCTGGATTCCGACTTCTTCCAGGCCATGTTCTTCGGTCTGGGCTCCGACGGTACCGTTGGTGCAAACAAGAACTCCATCAAGATTATCGGTAACGAAACCGAAAACAACGCTCAGGGTTACTTCGTTTACGACTCCAAGAAGTCTGGTTCTATGACCACTTCTCACCTCCGTTTCGGTAAGAGCATCATCGACGCTCCGTACCTGATCGGTGAAAACGAAGCTGACTTCGTTGCTTGCCACCATACTCCGCATCTCGAATCCGTGGACATGCTGAAGTATGCAAAGCAGGGCGCAACCTTCCTGGTCAACACCCCGCACTCCGCTGAAACCGTCTGGGATACTTTCCCCCGTCCGGTTCAGGAAGTCATCATCAAGAAGCAGCTCAAGGTTTATGTGATCGACGCATACGCAGTGGCTGCTAAGACCGGCATGGGTCGTCGCATCAACACTGTGATGCAGACCTGCTTCTTCTCTAAGCTGGGCAACGTTCTTGATTCTGATACTGCTATCAAGTACATCAAGAAGTACGCAGAAAAGACTTACGCCAAGAAGGGTATGGAAGTGGTCCAGAAGAACTGGGACGCTATCGATGCTTCTCTTGCAAACCTCTTCGAAGTCAAGGTTCCGGCCGCTGTTACCAGCACCAAGGAATTCCGCGCTCCGATCCACGGCAACGCTCCTGCATTCGTCAACGAAGTGACTGCAGAAATCATCAAGGGCAACGGCGAAAAGCTCCCCGTTTCCAAGATGCCTTGCGACGGTGTATTCCCCACCGGTACCACCAAGTACGAAAAGCGCGACCTGGCCCTGAACATCCCGTCCTGGAATCCGGACGCTTGCGTTCAGTGCGGCAAGTGCGCTATGGTCTGCCCCCACGCTGCTATCCGCGTGAAGGTTGTGGACGAATCCGCTGTTGCTAACGCACCGGAAGGCTTCAAGTTCACCGCTGCCAAGGGCTTCAAGCTCGAAGGCTCCGAAAAGCCCGTATTCGCAATCTCCGTCTCCAGCTACGACTGTACTGGTTGCGGCGTCTGTACTCAGGCTTGTATCGGTAAGGACAAGAACGAAGAAGGCAAGAAGGCCATCAACATGGTGCCGCAGGAACCCATCAAGGTTCAGGAAGGCAAGTGCTGGGACTTCTTCGTTGACCTCCCCGAATTTGACCGCACCAAGGTTAACAAGAACCTTGTCAAGCAGGCTATGCTCCTCGAACCTCTGTTCGAATTCTCCGGCTCCTGCGCAGGCTGTGGCGAAACCGCTTACGTCCGTCTCGTTTCTCAGCTCTTCGGTGACCGCATGGTTGTAGCAAACGCAACTGGCTGCTCTTCCATTTACGGTGGTAACCTCCCCACTACTCCGTGGGCAAAGAACAAGGAAGGCCGTGGTCCGGCTTGGGCTAACAGCTTGTTCGAAGACAACGCTGAATTCGGTCTCGGTATGCGTCTTGCAATCACCAAGCATGCAAACCAGGCTGTAAGCCTCCTCGAAGCAGTGAACGTTCCTGCCGAACTCAAGGCTAAGCTCACTTCTCAGGATCAGTCCGACGAAGCAGGCATCCAGGCTCAGCGCGCTAACGTTGCTGAACTGAAGGCAGCTCTCGCTGGTGCAACCGACGAAGCTTCCGTAAGCCTCCGCGACGAATTCGCAGACTACCTGGTCAAGAAGTCCGTATGGATCTTCGGTGGTGACGGTTGGGCATACGACATCGGTTACGGTGGTCTCGACCACGTCATGGCAACCGGTGAAAATGTGAACATCTGCGTCCTCGACACTGAAGTTTACTCCAACACTGGTGGACAGGCTTCCAAGTCCACCAACCGTGGCGCCGTCGCCCTCTTCGCTGCCGCTGGTAAGCGCGCTGGCAAGAAGGACCTCGGTCTTATCGCCATGAGCTACAAGAATGTGTACGTTGGCCGTATCGCCATCGGCGCAAACGACGCTCAGGCCCTGAAGGTTCTCCAGGAAGCAGAAGCTCACAATGGTCCGTCTCTGATCATCTGCTACTGCCCCTGCATCAACCACGGCTTCGATCTCAACAGCCAGCTGGAACACCAGAAGATGGCTGTGGATTCCGGTTACTGGACTCTGCTCCGCTACAACCCGGCTCTCGCCGCCGAAGGCAAGGCACCCCTTGTTCTCGACTCCAAGGCCCCGACTATTCCGGTTGCAGAATACATCTACACCGAAAACCGCTACAAGCAGCTCACCCGTAACAACCCGGAAGTTGCTAAGAAGCTGGCCGAAGACCTCCAGAAGGAAGTGGATGCACGCTTTGCATTCTACACCGCAATGTCTCAGGACACTGAAGGTTTGATTAGCCTGTAA
- a CDS encoding PAS domain-containing protein: MLNPFFKSVLDQDDTAIVICNLKHEIIYMNPKACEAQAKRGGAALIGRNLLKCHSPESQEKILKVMAWFLADKSHNWVHTFFNEKQNKDGYMIALRDENGELIGYYEKHEFRTKDETPFYTMAD; this comes from the coding sequence ATGCTTAATCCGTTTTTCAAGTCCGTTCTAGATCAGGACGATACCGCCATTGTCATCTGCAATTTAAAGCACGAAATCATCTATATGAATCCGAAGGCTTGCGAAGCACAGGCCAAGCGTGGGGGAGCCGCTCTCATCGGCCGCAACTTGCTTAAGTGCCACAGCCCGGAATCCCAGGAGAAAATCCTCAAGGTGATGGCCTGGTTCCTGGCGGACAAGTCCCACAACTGGGTGCACACCTTCTTCAACGAAAAGCAGAACAAGGACGGCTACATGATCGCCCTCCGTGACGAAAACGGCGAACTTATCGGCTACTACGAAAAGCACGAGTTTCGCACCAAGGACGAAACGCCCTTCTACACTATGGCGGATTAA